One window of Luteolibacter sp. Y139 genomic DNA carries:
- a CDS encoding arylsulfatase, whose protein sequence is MKSLFAVTLVLAAAGAIGSVSAASKPNILLVLLDDLGYSDLGCYGGEIPTPNIDALAKGGLRFTHMANSARCCPSRASLLTGLHPAQAGIPNFSGQLSQDTATLPEVLKGAGYQTYMVGKWHVGNSPEASPVARGFDEFYGFTNGHSAGQWDPRNYKRLPADHEQLKYEPGKFYATDVFGDYAQEFIKQAGKKKEQPWFLYLAYSAAHFPIQAPEKSAAPFYETYRRGWDALREERFKKMKEIGLINSDGWKLSPLSIVPVAPPARANGYPGKPNPDWKSLDAPRREDLAHRMALYAAMVKHVDDGMGRIVKQLKENGSYENTLILLLSDNGACYEWGPFGFDGESGAGKNVLHEGKELEKMGGPGTHMSYGSGWANLGNTPFRLYKHFTHEGGIITPFIVHWPQGIKDSNRWVRDPAHVMDLMPTLAEVGGATYPKMRDGHQVQPMEGISLTPTFRSTAALPERALCFQHEGAYAIRKGQWKLVKGKRFPEEAKWELYDILADPCEMNDLAAKKPELVASLAKEWQAWADRVGALAAPKAKAAAAGKGKKKGGKEEDDGVDDG, encoded by the coding sequence ATGAAATCCTTGTTTGCTGTCACCCTTGTGCTCGCTGCGGCGGGCGCCATTGGCTCCGTTTCGGCTGCTTCGAAGCCGAATATCCTGCTCGTTTTGTTAGATGACCTTGGTTACAGCGACTTGGGTTGCTATGGCGGGGAGATTCCGACGCCGAACATCGATGCACTGGCGAAGGGCGGGCTGCGGTTCACGCATATGGCGAACTCGGCGCGGTGCTGTCCGTCGCGGGCTTCGTTGCTGACGGGGCTGCATCCGGCGCAAGCGGGGATTCCGAATTTCAGCGGGCAGCTGAGCCAGGATACGGCGACGCTGCCGGAGGTGCTGAAGGGGGCGGGCTACCAGACCTACATGGTGGGGAAGTGGCATGTGGGGAATTCGCCGGAGGCGAGTCCGGTGGCGCGTGGGTTCGATGAATTCTATGGCTTCACGAACGGGCACTCGGCGGGGCAGTGGGATCCGCGGAATTACAAGCGGCTGCCGGCGGATCACGAGCAGCTGAAGTATGAGCCGGGGAAGTTTTACGCGACGGATGTTTTCGGCGATTACGCGCAGGAGTTCATCAAGCAGGCGGGGAAGAAGAAGGAGCAGCCGTGGTTCCTGTATCTGGCGTATTCGGCGGCGCATTTCCCGATCCAGGCGCCGGAGAAGTCGGCGGCGCCTTTCTACGAGACTTATCGTAGAGGATGGGATGCGCTGCGGGAGGAGCGGTTCAAGAAGATGAAGGAGATCGGGCTGATCAATAGCGACGGGTGGAAGCTGAGTCCGCTATCGATCGTTCCGGTAGCTCCGCCGGCGCGGGCGAATGGCTATCCGGGGAAGCCGAATCCGGATTGGAAATCGCTGGATGCGCCGCGGCGCGAGGATCTGGCGCACCGGATGGCGCTGTATGCGGCGATGGTGAAGCATGTGGACGACGGGATGGGGCGGATCGTGAAGCAGCTGAAGGAGAACGGCAGCTATGAGAACACGCTGATCCTGCTGCTTTCCGACAATGGTGCGTGCTATGAGTGGGGTCCGTTTGGATTCGATGGCGAATCGGGCGCGGGGAAGAACGTGCTGCACGAGGGCAAGGAGCTGGAGAAGATGGGCGGGCCGGGGACGCACATGTCGTATGGCTCGGGATGGGCGAATCTGGGCAATACGCCGTTCCGGCTCTACAAGCACTTCACGCATGAGGGCGGGATCATCACGCCATTCATCGTGCACTGGCCGCAGGGGATCAAAGATTCTAACAGGTGGGTCCGTGATCCGGCGCATGTGATGGATTTGATGCCGACGCTGGCGGAGGTGGGTGGTGCGACGTATCCGAAGATGCGGGACGGGCACCAGGTGCAGCCGATGGAGGGGATCAGCCTGACGCCGACCTTCCGCAGCACGGCAGCGCTGCCGGAGCGGGCGCTGTGCTTCCAGCATGAGGGGGCCTATGCGATTCGCAAGGGGCAGTGGAAGCTGGTGAAGGGGAAGCGCTTTCCGGAGGAGGCGAAGTGGGAGCTCTACGACATTCTGGCGGATCCGTGTGAGATGAATGACCTGGCGGCGAAGAAGCCGGAGCTGGTGGCATCACTGGCGAAGGAGTGG